One window from the genome of Candidatus Thorarchaeota archaeon encodes:
- a CDS encoding nucleotide pyrophosphohydrolase — protein MRELVDIICEFVRERDWEQFHQPKSLAISAGVEMGELLELFQWLTDEEVEQALTEDHYREKLSHEIADIMIYLLRLADVASIDASSAIMSKMDVNRQKYPATDVEGRRPKDPR, from the coding sequence CTGCGTGAGCTCGTTGATATCATATGTGAATTCGTACGAGAACGAGATTGGGAACAGTTCCATCAACCAAAATCTCTGGCCATATCGGCAGGAGTGGAGATGGGCGAGCTTCTTGAGTTGTTTCAGTGGCTTACTGATGAAGAAGTAGAACAAGCACTGACTGAGGATCACTATCGAGAGAAACTGTCCCATGAAATCGCTGACATCATGATTTACCTTCTCAGGCTAGCTGATGTGGCTTCAATAGATGCATCGAGTGCGATTATGTCCAAGATGGATGTCAACCGACAGAAGTATCCTGCTACAGACGTAGAAGGCAGACGACCTAAGGATCCGCGTTAG
- a CDS encoding acyltransferase — MKGDKVRLGVAQIEPVVSKPSTNFKRTEKALKRAAAENVDVLVLPELVNSGYVFKSREEAMKNSEEVPGGKMCHLLSQWSKEDTLVVSGVCEREGDELYNSAVAFGNGKMLEKYRKIHLFDNEVNIFAAGSEEPPVFSYLGFRFGMMVCFDWAFPEIARILALKGAQVILHPANLVLPFCQKAMITRSIENKVFTATANRIGEERGILFSGQSQITEPGGQVLVSLGEEETGIAFTDINPSQADNKMITERNHVLKDRKPELYSRLTESNADP; from the coding sequence ATGAAAGGAGACAAAGTCAGACTTGGTGTTGCGCAGATAGAACCAGTTGTATCCAAACCTAGTACGAATTTCAAAAGAACAGAGAAGGCGTTGAAACGAGCAGCGGCAGAGAACGTAGATGTATTGGTTCTTCCCGAACTTGTAAATTCAGGTTACGTCTTCAAGAGCAGGGAAGAGGCAATGAAGAATAGTGAAGAGGTCCCAGGAGGGAAGATGTGTCACCTACTCAGCCAGTGGTCGAAGGAAGATACCCTAGTGGTATCCGGGGTGTGCGAACGGGAAGGTGACGAACTCTATAATTCTGCTGTTGCTTTTGGTAACGGAAAAATGCTCGAGAAATACAGGAAAATCCATCTGTTTGATAACGAGGTGAACATATTTGCAGCCGGATCTGAAGAACCGCCTGTTTTTAGCTATCTTGGTTTTCGATTTGGTATGATGGTTTGCTTCGACTGGGCTTTTCCTGAAATAGCAAGAATTCTCGCTCTCAAGGGTGCGCAAGTGATACTACATCCGGCTAATTTGGTTCTGCCTTTCTGCCAGAAGGCTATGATTACACGTTCTATCGAAAACAAAGTTTTCACTGCTACAGCTAATCGAATTGGAGAAGAGCGAGGTATTCTATTTTCGGGGCAATCCCAAATAACAGAACCAGGAGGACAAGTCCTTGTCTCTCTTGGCGAAGAAGAAACCGGGATCGCGTTCACAGATATTAATCCAAGTCAGGCCGACAATAAGATGATTACCGAACGTAATCATGTACTGAAGGATAGAAAACCTGAACTATATTCAAGACTCACCGAGTCTAACGCGGATCCTTAG